DNA sequence from the Glycine soja cultivar W05 chromosome 18, ASM419377v2, whole genome shotgun sequence genome:
TTGTCTTCATCCAAAAGAATGGTACTGGCTCTGAGGATACAATGAAAGATGGAGCGCTTGGCTCCAGCATGAAGGTAGTGTAATCCACACGCTACTCCTATGCAAATCTCTACCCTTTTTTTCCATGACAGTTTCCCACGTAGTAGGTGTCTATCTAGAGATCCATTGGACATGTACTCGTAGACAATAATCTTCTCTTTCTCATGGTTGCAGAATCCAATAAGAGAAACACAATTAGGGTGGCGAAGCTGGCAGAGCAACTCTATTTCTTTCTTGAACACTGCACTGTATCCTTCATGAAACCGTTTTAATGCGACTGTATAATCAGAACCATCTTTATGTTGGAGACAACCTTTGTATACCGTACTAAATGCTCCACGCCCAATAACTCTGTTTTGATCAAAGTTGTTGGTTGATTTCCCAAGATCGGCAAGAGAAAATTGATGGCACAACTCTTCTATTATTGTTGGATACTGTCTCTGTGATGAACTTGAGTGGCCAAAACATTTTAGAAACATAGTTCAGAGACACCTACTTCCTTAATCACCTGTCACTTGCAGAAAACACTCACCACTATACTCACTCATCTTCAATCTTCATAGCTAACCTAATTTGGTGTGAGAAGCATGTTAGGGTTTGTGTTTGCCCCAATTGAGACCGCCACTCCGTATCGGTTGAAAATGTTTCATCATTATTACCTAATAAAACAACCTTAATAACGGATCTGGATTCCCTGCGTTGGAGAAAAAACACACACTCAAGTAGTCGGACGATAACAACCGTTTGATGAAGATCCGATGATTCATAAATCGTTTTGATAAATTCaacttaaaaatacttttaaaatagcGAATGCCGACTGCGCGTGACTATGTGAATGTGATAGCATGGAATCCAAATCCAAAACTATCATATTTGttttacatttaattttaagagtttACGGTTACGGAACAGtataaaaaaagtaagagaACACAGAACAAAATTCATAAGATCTTGTTACTAACTAAATTATGGGACAATTTTCGTTTCAGTACAACAgatataaaagacaaaaatactcgctatcttattattttctatCCTCACTCTCTTACCATATTTTGTATAAACAGTTTCTATGTTTTTCTAAAGATTTTCATACAGTTATCAATATAttcttcttttatataaaaaaaattgtttataaaaaaacacaatctatttttctttagttAGTAGATTTCGGATagagaaaacaacaaaaacaaaatagttttTTGGTATGTGCTACGGTGGAATTTTGCCATTGTTTTCACGTATGTTTAccttaaagatttttttttggtggtgGGATATACAACTTTCTATGATTGATGTAGATAATTAGCAATGGGAGGTTGATAAGTGCAACTTCTTCTCCATCCATATACTAATATTGATCCATGACATTTGGAGAATTATTAGGAAACTTTTTGAACAAGGGTCCTTACTTTGAATCAGAATTGTGCATATAACCCTCGAAGATGATGCCAGTTTACTTGTATTCATAAATAAGTTGAAAGAGCATCCAAGCTTTGAATAATTTATCTTACGAAGATCAAGGCTCTGTCGCCAATCTTTTACCCTTTATCTTTCTCTtgaggattttctcgaggtcttctgagtttaaattttttgttcgATATTTGTTCTACATTGTATATCATGATCGCCGGCCATATAATGAATGTGAAACCAGCACGGAAAGAGAATTAGATTATATTAACGAAAAATTCTCTAACTTGATGAGATTAAGAGTCATAAGttcaatcatataaaatataatatagtaGTAGAATAACAAATCTTGGAGATACTGAATTAAGTATGAACATCAAAGTACGACTGGTTTTGAACGAAAGTTTTATAACTTTAATGTGACATAAATGATAGTATTATATACAAGCATGTTATAGTCGTACAAATCCTCTGCAAGCTGAACCTATTGCaaagcaaagtttagaaaatcAAACAAGATTCCAACATAAATCAGGGGATAGGGGAGTGAGCTTTTAaagtttagtttttaataacttaaaaatgcCGTCTTGCTAACAATAGATAAGGTTCATAATGATGGGTTTATCAAGGGAGTTCTTGTATTAAACTTTAATACTTTTCTGATTGAGGTAGAATCACAGAGCAGTCATTGATCTAACTTCCAAATCTAtccctaaaaatataatataacgcAAAAATTAGAGACACAATATCATATATACCACTTATGTTATTAAAGGTTTAATAAAAGATTTAGAGGGTTAAAACACAATAATATATACTGTGTTCTATGTATGTGTTTAGTTATAGTGAGGGTGTCTAGAAGAGGAAGAGCAAAAATTATAGACTGAAGTGATTTTAATATCAGTGTTCTTTTATTACTGGTTTTTTAGCATCCAGTTTCCTGCATTCCTTTCAAATTTATACTAGTACAAGATTCTTACAATGACAGCTACcaatatctcaattaaattaaacatgatCACCCCAAAATGCTTACTGTGACTGTTTTGAGTCAAAATACTATACTTTCTTAAGCATCTCTGTCTTCTGTATTGTATTACTGTATCATTCCCAAGGGAATAATGGTTTTGGACAATAAGGTATAATGAGCATTGGTGTTTGTGATATCTGCTTGTTCCTGCAACAAAAGAGCATGCTCAAGTTGcacctctacttcacccattttTGGTCTCTCATCTGGTTTATTCTTCACGCATCTTTCAGTGATATCTATAAAGACTTGCCACCACTCTGGTGCAATCTTACCTTTGATGTTCGCATCAATATTCTAGTAGAACCACACCAAATGAGTAAACATCACATTTATCTGTGACGACACGCCCCTTGTAATACTCTGTAGCCATTAAGCAGTACTTGCTTAGTTTAACTGACAAAAATTCAGTGCATATAATGAGGTTTACTATATCTAACTATCTATCTATACAAATAGATATGGATTAGTTAGCCACCCCTATGCATATATCTATCTATAcatatacaaaacaaaagttattATTGAGGGTGTGTGAGAATATTCTAACGTaaatcaaaacaagaaaaatcagcTTTTACATCAGATAAGAGTAAATTTTACATCTGTAGTGAAAAATTACTACACTATCGTGTAAAGAaatgaatttctttttaattattcgaAAACGTTACCGATGATTGATCACGGAATCACAAACCTTCCAAGAAGaattatatatagagacacaTCTATTTAAAATCAcgtgtttcttgttagtttgtTAATAACCCGATTTTTATAGTATGGAGTAATAGTCAATAGTGATAAATGATTTTTCAATTTGttcctttaataaaaaattattaaattgatccTTATCAATCAAAAAGGCAGTCAAATTCtaatgtttataaattaattatatcaccTTTTAACACCAGAAACCTATCAATTCAAATGTTGTGatctgaaaattaattttattgacgCCGAATGTTGTCTATGGTATAATTGAAGACACCTAATGTTTTACAATGATcgaagaactaaaaaaaaatataaaataagataataatccTAACATGATGTTAGCTAATAGCTGCAGTTCTCAACAGTTCAATGTTGGAGGAATATGTGGTTTACATGCAGGAAGGAGAGTAAGAGTTTGGTAATTGGTGGTTGACAAATTCTGATGTCCAAAAGGTTATCATAACAATGTTGGTGACCGCTGATTATTAATGCGCATGGGATTCATTCGGTGAAGTCATAGTGAAGGCTACTTTgttaagaaaaatcatttttaagtaAGAGTTTGCATCCAGAGAATGGGGTTTGATGCTTACAGGAATCTTGCAAAATAGCTAATTGATCGTAAGGGATTTTGGCACCTTTAGCTTTATTTGATCTCTAGTATGTATCCTTGTAATTTCTCTAAACAATCTTGGCACTCCTTGTGCACTGCTTGGATCTTAATAATATTGCATTTGCCTACCAAAAAAAAACGATAATAATCCTTGAACAACAGCATTATGACTTATTAAATGTAGAAATTTGGATTCTGTATCATTATATCAAGCAAAACATGCATGAGTTATTTATTGAATCACTCTTAAGCAATTATACAAGGTACATATGTTACATgtttctaaaatttgaaaacctACTGAAACTGTCCACGATAAAGTAGTAGCAATTTGAGCAGACCAATTCCATGTAGTAAAACCATGCTCGCCTGCAGTAAGGATTGATGTATAAAGCTATTGCTGTTGCCAACAATGCTGCTGAGAATGACACTGCAAAGCTCACATAGAAAACATACATGTCCACCAAACTACCATCGTCTACATGAGTGTGTGAATCATTTGGTATAATACTAGGTGGAGGATTGCAACTTTTTGACAGTGGAGGTCCACAAAGGAAGGGGTTACCTTCATAGCTGCTATTTTCAAAGGTCGAAAATTGTCCTTTCCATTCAGGTGTTGTGCCCGATAAGTTGTTGTGTGCCACACTGAATACTTCAAGGGAGGTTAGCTTACTCAGTTGAGGAGGAATTTGACCACTCAACTTGTTAAATGAAAGGTCTAAACTCTCTGTTTGTACCAAATTGGAGAATGTAGCTGGAATTTGCCCAATCAAATCATTATGAGACAAGTTCAATGCTCGAATTCTTGTCAAATTTCCAAGATCAAATGGGATATTCCCATTCAGTTTATTGTGGGACAAGTCAATTCCAGACATATAAGCAAGGATGCTCCTTGTGTAAGTGTCGGTTCTCTTCTTTGAAGTGAAATTTACTTTCTCTTCCACATTTGgtaattgtgatgggaaaattttattttggccTGTAGAACCCCAACCGGACAATCTTTCCAAAAACCGTTCAGGATCCTTATTCTCAAAAGACATTTTTCCCAAGCAATTGGGTATTGCACCAGAAAAATTGTTATGAGAAAGGTCTAATATGCTTAAGTGTATCAATTGGCATAACTGCTTTGGTATGTCTCCAATAAAGTGATTACCTTTTAAAAGGAGAATGTTCAACCGTGTATATTTAAGTTCCTGTATGATATCCTGAACACTATTAGTTATTTCATTGTAGCTAAGATCTAGTGTCACTAGGGAAGATGTTCCATTGAACATTCTTTTGGGTAATCCTCTCAAATGATTGTTGCTCAAATGGATAAATCTCAAGGAAGGATTTACAAAAGATGGAACAGAACCAGTCAAGTTATTTTTCGAGAGATCTAAATAATTTAGATCTTCAAGTTTCGCCAATTCTAACGGAATTGAGCCTTCAAAATGGTTATTGAACAAAAATAGTTGCCTCAATCCAGAAAAGTTTTTTACGAGGCTTGGAATCTTTCCCATCAAATGATTATTGCTTACATCCAATGAAATGATGGATGCGTTAAAAATGTTGCTTGGGAGTCTACCGGTAAGTCTATTATCGTTCAATAACAAGGTCTCCAAACCATTAGGGATATTCAAAATAGGTCCCTCAAGCTTATTGTTTGATAGTTTCAAGAAGTTGAGTCGGTGACCAACTCCAAATATGTCCTTTGGTATTTCTCTAGACAAGTGATTGTCAGAAAGATCCAATGAATCCAATGAGTTCATTTGGCCTAACTCACGAGGGATTGAACCTTGGATGTTGTTTCTAGACAAGTTAAGAAATTGCAAATTTGGATAAATTGAACTGATATTGTTGCTAGGGATTTGGCCAACTATGATATTGTCAGACACATCAATTTTCGATAAGTTAGGAAGGGAACGCATTGGTAGCTGGAAAGTACCAGTGAAAGAGCAATTTCTAAACAGAGCTTCAGtcatttttgtgttgttttccaaCAACCAATAAGGAAAGTctccttccaacttccaactacTGAAGTCTAGGCTGATTAAACTGTTTTGGTATAGAAGAAAATTGGGGAGTGGAAGAGACTTAGTTTCAGTTGTTGAAGACACACTAAGCTCTTGTAACTGAAATTTTGGAATCCAAGTTGGTAAACTATGTTGTGAGTCCAATATGAATCTGTTTCCTCCACCGTCGATCAACTTGATCTTTGAATGATTGGCAAATGTTGAGAAAGAAACAGGAActtcaaattggttttctgTAAAACCAAAATATTCAAGTGATGTAAGGCTTGCAATGTTAGAATCGAAATTTCCAATGAAGTGATTATGAGAAATTTCCAACTCCCGAAGAGATGTCATGTTAACAAAAGACGAGGGAAGTGGTCCCTCAAATTCGTTGCCGGATAAATCTAACTCCTCTATCTTCTTTAGCTTTGACCAAtctgaaaaaagaaattttgtcaaacaaaaaaaatccaccTTATTAGTGAGATAATGAAAAGGATGATAATATTTGACCaaactaagaaaaaattatataaaataaatgtcatgaataaaaaaaatcaaataatataattaccTGCAGGAGGAAGGGTGTCATTTATATTGCAATAACGAAGAGACAAAACTTTTAAAGATGTCAATTCTCCaatacttttgaaaaattcattcTTCAAGTTATTACTGTAATCCATTGTCAAATGTTCTAGGTTACTTAAATCATGAAAATCTGCATAATACACAAACAAAATTTGATATGAGCCTTAATGTGACAAAATTTTACCCATagaaattcataaatatttgttaCCTCCAGCAACAATTGTTCCTTTAAATTCATTTTCACTCATTGAAAGCATCCTAACAGATGAAAAAGCTCGCAACGAGTTTCTTAGCTTGCTTCCATCTATCATATTCCCATCTAAATATAGGGCATCCAATCTACCTAGACCTTTTGAGCCTGAAAGATTTAATGTGatcatcaactaaaaaaatgtaaataagttttaatttggtAGATTATGGCAAAGTAGATAAGTCTCAAATATGAAGGATACATACATTTTGTTAGATGTAAATAAATGAACTTCGGCCAAGTAATGAGATTCAATAACTtgtaaactttttaattttattttcttaaataccTTGATGGACCACAAAAtcactaatattattaaaacGTAGACCAAGAATCTCCAAGCTACTCAAAGCTGATAATCCTCTAAGAGATAAATAAATGGAGAACCGATAGTAATCACTAAACCATCAATCGTGTAGAATAACACTTTTCTTGTATAAAATTGAAGTATATACATAAGAGAACATGTTTTCGATACATACCACAACATAAAAATGGTTGGCATTTAATGGGTTGGAAacattaaatcataaaaatttagatataaaaattaagatttgCATCCTCTTTTACGTGGGAAATGACTCAGCCCTTgaaataacaataatgaagtaggcaaaaatattttgttacaaatataaatacatGAACTTCGGCTAAATAATGGGATTCAACAGCTTTTAGGTATCATGAATTTATCTATGTAATGTTCATCGCTAAacaatgaattaaattttttaattttattttcttaaataccTTGATGGACCGCAAAATCACTGATATTATTAAAACGAAGATCAAGAATCTCCAAGCTAATCAAACCTGATAGTCCTATAAGAGATAAATAGAAAACCAATCACTAAACCATTATTTGTGTAGAATAATACTTTTCTTCACTTATATAATTGAAGTATATACATTGGAGAAGGTGTTTCAATACATTAGTGATTCTCATTCATCTTACATAAGAAGtacaataatcaatatgaagatTAAAATAGGAggtctaaattaaaaatattttaaatttaaattaaaacatcatttaatcattaaatttttaaaaaatttactaattataaaatcaaatatctaaaatatttaatttatcacatCTTGCATTATCATGAactatgataatttttattgttgtaaTCTTCATCACAATCATAATTATTACCACCacaattgttattattgttattgatgttaTTACTACCACCACCATCACTACCACGGTGATAACAATAACAACAGTGACATTTAATGTGATGATAACAATCACAGTGATAATGAAGGTAGtgataataaatttgaaatattttaaaacatgataaattatattttttatatatttaattttttaattaaatcttttagagattttgtgattaaataaaatttaaatttaaaatattttttatgtagacCCTTCATTTTAATATCTCCTTTTATACATAAACGTACAAGTCAATGTAtattcactttcttttttttatcattaatttctgTAAGTATCCagattcttttctttctctaatATTTCTCTAAGTACTTATTATGTCTACTTCCCTCTAtcttatgctatttttttttccaaatatttcagttataagttttttaattattttttaactccgGAGATTTCTCTCTATCATTAATAATTTCAAATCCTTATAtcagtttatttttaaagttaatattAAATCCTAATTTCatataaagttatttattttaatttatttcatcttATTGTCCATTATCATTTTGCATAAAAAGGGATTAAAGTAAATAATGTTTTGCAAAGTAAACAATTATTATGTACgatatctattttaaaaataacatcaataatGATTTCTATTTTGATATggaaagataataaataattaagattgaTATTAATTTAGTGCATTAGAATTATTTGAAGagaaattttttcttattttttaaaatatttaaagtaaattaaattaatcccATATATAGATTATTGTTAtagaattttttcttattttttaatatgaaaagtATTTGGTATACTAAAAATTGATTTCGAAGTCAATTCACAAGatactaaatataaatatttgaggGATGAAAGTCCACTCAAAACAAGTGCACTGATGTTGAAGTTGTTGTCGAACAAGTCAAAGATCTCTAAATAACTCAATTTTGATATATCTAACAATAGATACACCGAGTGCAGTTAGATTCAACCAAACACAAATGATGAAAATTTCTAATATGAAAAGTATAACTTACTGAAAATTGAGCTTGAAGTCAATTGATTATATCCTAAATTTAAAGATTTGAGGGATGAAAGTCCGCTCAGAGCAAATCCAATATCAGTGTCGTTGAAGTTGTTGTAGAACAAATCAAGGATCTCCAAAGAACTCAATTTTGATATatctaacaatatatatacCGATTGCAGTTAGATATATATTTCAACCAAAAACACAAATGATGAAAATATCTAATATGAAAGGTATGACTTACTAAAAATTGATCTTGAAGTCAATTGATTATATCCTAAATTTAAAGATTTGAGGGATGAAAGTCCGCTGAGTGCAGATCCAATATTAATGTGGTTGAAGTTGTTGTAGGATAAATCAAGGATTTCCAAAGAACTCAATTTTGATATATCTAACAACAACATATACAATGATTGCAATTAGATACATTTTTCAACCAAACACAAATGATGGAAATTTCTAATATGAAAAGTATGACTTACTAAAAATTGATCTCGAAGTCAATTGATTATATCCTAAATTTAAAGATTTGAGAGATGAAAGTCTGCTGAGTGCATATCCAATATCAATGTGGTTGTAATTGTTATTAGATAGGTCAAGAACCTCAAGATTCCTTAACAATGAGCATAAACCTGCAAGGAATTGAATATATAGTTGTTACCTCTGAAGCAATCAACTAATTCCTCCATTAAAACACCAATGCTTAgctttattaattaatgaaatggAAAAATGATCCTACCTTGAATATGAAGATCTGAGTCCAATTGAATTCCAGCCAAATTCAGCTCTTTCAAAGATGTGAATCCCCCGAGGGATGGCAGGATGTCATTAGTCAAATAGTTGTTACTTATGTTAAGGACCTCCAGATTACGCAACTTTGAAGATAGAGTTTCAAAAACTTAAATGGAATTTGTGGGAAAATAGTACCAAAAATTAGAAGAGGTTAACaacaacattttaaaacatataaaaaaaaaaaaagaaagacaacTGTAGCTAGCCTCACCGTGGAATGAAGATGTATTCAACCTGTTTCCTCTTAAAGATAGAGACTTAAGAGATGAAAGCCCATCCAAACAAGATAGAATGCCAGCAGCATCCAAATAGTTGTAACTCATGTCAAGGACTTGCAGATTTTCCAGCCGCGCTGCAAAGTATGTAAATTAAAGTTGAAATAATGAGTATGCATGCCACATAATTAACAAGCTTCATTTTCAGATCGACAATGATATATAAATCAAGACATATATAGAATTTGTAGGAGAGATTAACCTTGATTCCCTACACAACCGGATATGGCATTCCATGACAAGTCGAGGTTGTTCAAATCTTTGAAGACAACAAAATGTGAGTAATTAATATATGGTTCGGGGAGGCAAGCAATATCAGTCCTCAAAATGAGTTGGGTGAGTCTCCCAGTGGAGGAGTTGCACTTCACTCCTTCCCATTGACAACAGTCTGGGCCTTCCAAAGAGAAACCCGAATTCAGGACCAAAAGAgcatctctctcttccttccaaCACCCTTCACACCACATCGCTTCcaacaaaaccaaaatcaaCCAACACACCCCTACTACACTACTCTTCATTTTCCTATTCATAATCATATCCTGTAAGTAACACAATCGATTTGGTCTTCtttaaataacaaaactaaCACCAACTCGCTGCAGCCTATTTATTGTTTGTGGTCCTACGCGCAATCGCCAAGTCATATTTACGTTCAAACGTGGTTGActggtttcattaattttcgtCCCTTGCTTATTGCTTTTCTCTCAATACCAtacaaaaaacaagaaaaaaagaaaaagagaaacaacACTTTGATTTCCACATCAAGGAAGCCTTCTCATTAGGATCTTGACTTGCCTCTGGTATGTATTTTTTGGGATCAAACAATaacattaataacattaatgtGTTAAGTCAATTATGTTTGATGATGTTTTTTGGAAAGTCGAGTTGTTCCAatatcatttataattaatgGAATTTCATATATAACTTCATATATCAGCTATCTATCCATTATATTGTTTGTtccgtatttttatttttattggtttgCATTCTGGCTAGCTTAATTAGCAGTTAGCTAGCATAAACCATGGccacttgcaagttgcaattaATGTCGAATGCGACAGTGTTGGGCAACGTcaactctttattttattaagttgctttgtataattatatttaaactaaataaaagtgagataaaataattgatatgaCACAAGAGAAAAAAGTTGAAGAAAGTATGTCtagaaataattaatactagACTTTAAACCTGTGCAATGCacggttttttaaaattatatatatatataattttatatttatttatataaataaaaattataatttttaaatattttatattatatcaaacataataatattattaatgagatatttgtttaattatatttttaattgaattaattttatcctaaaaattaagtatattaaaatttattataattttttatttaaagtaataataGTGATGTaatatcttttgaaaaataaatatacataaataaaattttccattttaaatatttttagtattaaaataaatatataaatattaaaattaaaaaataatatcaaatattatatttttaataaatacatgTTAAACTTATCAAGTCTATTGAATTTcagtgtaatttatttttct
Encoded proteins:
- the LOC114394576 gene encoding receptor-like protein kinase ANXUR2, with the protein product MFLKCFGHSSSSQRQYPTIIEELCHQFSLADLGKSTNNFDQNRVIGRGAFSTVYKGCLQHKDGSDYTVALKRFHEGYSAVFKKEIELLCQLRHPNCVSLIGFCNHEKEKIIVYEYMSNGSLDRHLLRGKLSWKKRVEICIGVACGLHYLHAGAKRSIFHCILRASTILLDEDKEPKLAGFGLSIQGPQFNSKKPKQINADHIMDTLGYMPLEYVMNGSVTDKWDVFSFGLVLLRVVCGMDYFIMAAERKLMEKPVEENIDSNIKGKIAPECWQVFIDIMVRCLEYEPDERPAMGEVEVELEHALSLQEQADITNTDGDYNLLSKTIIPIARGSEMKE
- the LOC114394574 gene encoding receptor like protein 21-like produces the protein MNRKMKSSVVGVCWLILVLLEAMWCEGCWKEERDALLVLNSGFSLEGPDCCQWEGVKCNSSTGRLTQLILRTDIACLPEPYINYSHFVVFKDLNNLDLSWNAISGCVGNQARLENLQVLDMSYNYLDAAGILSCLDGLSSLKSLSLRGNRLNTSSFHVFETLSSKLRNLEVLNISNNYLTNDILPSLGGFTSLKELNLAGIQLDSDLHIQGLCSLLRNLEVLDLSNNNYNHIDIGYALSRLSSLKSLNLGYNQLTSRSIFNISKLSSLEILDLSYNNFNHINIGSALSGLSSLKSLNLGYNQLTSRSIFNISKLSSLEILDLFYNNFNDTDIGFALSGLSSLKSLNLGYNQLTSSSIFRLSGLISLEILDLRFNNISDFAVHQGSKGLGRLDALYLDGNMIDGSKLRNSLRAFSSVRMLSMSENEFKGTIVAGDFHDLSNLEHLTMDYSNNLKNEFFKSIGELTSLKVLSLRYCNINDTLPPADWSKLKKIEELDLSGNEFEGPLPSSFVNMTSLRELEISHNHFIGNFDSNIASLTSLEYFGFTENQFEVPVSFSTFANHSKIKLIDGGGNRFILDSQHSLPTWIPKFQLQELSVSSTTETKSLPLPNFLLYQNSLISLDFSSWKLEGDFPYWLLENNTKMTEALFRNCSFTGTFQLPMRSLPNLSKIDVSDNIIVGQIPSNNISSIYPNLQFLNLSRNNIQGSIPRELGQMNSLDSLDLSDNHLSREIPKDIFGVGHRLNFLKLSNNKLEGPILNIPNGLETLLLNDNRLTGRLPSNIFNASIISLDVSNNHLMGKIPSLVKNFSGLRQLFLFNNHFEGSIPLELAKLEDLNYLDLSKNNLTGSVPSFVNPSLRFIHLSNNHLRGLPKRMFNGTSSLVTLDLSYNEITNSVQDIIQELKYTRLNILLLKGNHFIGDIPKQLCQLIHLSILDLSHNNFSGAIPNCLGKMSFENKDPERFLERLSGWGSTGQNKIFPSQLPNVEEKVNFTSKKRTDTYTRSILAYMSGIDLSHNKLNGNIPFDLGNLTRIRALNLSHNDLIGQIPATFSNLVQTESLDLSFNKLSGQIPPQLSKLTSLEVFSVAHNNLSGTTPEWKGQFSTFENSSYEGNPFLCGPPLSKSCNPPPSIIPNDSHTHVDDGSLVDMYVFYVSFAVSFSAALLATAIALYINPYCRRAWFYYMELVCSNCYYFIVDSFSRFSNFRNM